The Geothrix sp. genome has a window encoding:
- a CDS encoding cob(I)yrinic acid a,c-diamide adenosyltransferase, protein MKLYTRTGDDGSSGLFGGDRVSKSHLRLVAYGTLDELNSVMGVVSLHARSACASLDTLQRIQHDLFVLGAILATPAARLDLLGARMSKPTWDLADMEADIDRLTALAPPMTAFVLPGGTPASAYTHLARTVCRRAEREVVALTHEEPVNPAVLTYLNRLSDWLFALARAENAVAGVADIQWVPKD, encoded by the coding sequence ATGAAGCTCTACACCCGCACGGGCGACGATGGTTCCTCGGGGCTCTTCGGGGGCGACCGGGTGAGCAAATCCCACCTGCGGCTGGTGGCCTACGGGACGCTGGATGAGTTGAACAGCGTTATGGGCGTGGTCAGCCTGCATGCCAGGTCGGCCTGCGCCAGCCTGGACACCCTGCAGCGCATCCAGCACGACCTCTTCGTGCTGGGGGCCATTCTCGCCACGCCGGCGGCGCGCCTGGACCTGCTGGGCGCCCGCATGAGCAAGCCCACCTGGGATCTGGCGGACATGGAGGCCGACATCGACCGCCTGACGGCCCTGGCCCCGCCCATGACGGCCTTCGTGCTGCCCGGGGGCACCCCGGCCTCCGCCTACACGCACCTGGCGCGCACGGTCTGTCGTCGCGCCGAGCGCGAAGTGGTGGCCCTCACCCACGAGGAGCCCGTGAATCCGGCCGTGCTGACCTATCTGAACCGCCTCAGTGACTGGCTCTTCGCCCTCGCCCGTGCCGAGAACGCCGTGGCCGGGGTGGCCGACATCCAGTGGGTGCCCAAAGATTGA
- the pyrE gene encoding orotate phosphoribosyltransferase → MPMSPGDLAGCLLQVGAVRLQPLEPFTWASGLKSPIYCDNRQLLGYPEVRDQIIEALVAGSAALEPTLIAGAATAGVPWAAMVADRLKLPMAYVRPTPKNHGMGRQVEGPLARGHRAVLIEDLISTGMSSLKCAEALRAEGAEVPSVLALFSYGLPQADQAFREAGIGLGVLSSFEVLSKEAEARGILDAAGSEALAAWRSDTVAWSRARGGA, encoded by the coding sequence ATGCCGATGTCTCCTGGCGATCTCGCAGGCTGCCTTCTCCAGGTGGGGGCGGTTCGCCTGCAGCCGCTGGAGCCTTTCACTTGGGCCAGCGGATTGAAGTCACCGATCTACTGCGACAACCGCCAGCTCCTGGGTTATCCCGAGGTGCGGGACCAGATCATCGAGGCCCTGGTGGCTGGATCCGCGGCCCTTGAGCCCACGCTGATCGCCGGGGCCGCCACGGCCGGCGTGCCCTGGGCCGCCATGGTGGCCGATCGCCTGAAGCTCCCCATGGCCTATGTGCGCCCTACACCCAAGAACCACGGCATGGGCCGTCAGGTGGAGGGGCCGCTGGCCCGGGGCCACCGCGCGGTGCTCATCGAGGATCTGATCTCGACGGGCATGTCCAGCCTGAAGTGCGCCGAGGCCCTGCGCGCCGAGGGGGCCGAGGTGCCCTCGGTGCTGGCCCTCTTCAGCTATGGCCTGCCCCAGGCGGACCAGGCCTTCAGGGAGGCGGGCATCGGCCTGGGGGTGCTCAGCTCCTTCGAGGTGCTGTCGAAGGAAGCCGAGGCCCGGGGAATTCTGGACGCTGCGGGATCAGAGGCTCTGGCGGCCTGGCGTTCCGATACCGTGGCCTGGAGCCGCGCCCGCGGCGGGGCCTAG
- a CDS encoding TonB-dependent receptor translates to MHLSSFRMARTAAILVAMGATAYAAGDGSLYVTVLDAKGQVVTGATVIVTSPTQIGGARTVVTDREGRARFIRLSPGEFKVQVSKEGFQTASLPAVEVKVDQSSSANLKLQPVGSATVEVFSTVTTVDTTTVTAGTQITSAELETLPVGRTQLSTLSLAPGVVATFGNTNGNPTLATGLNRDNFGSGGGRNNTYLVDGVDVTSPEAGTLRTTIAPELIQVQDVKTGAITAEYTARAGLFSSVTTKAGGNEFSGGVTVDYQSASLQDKVGYGKYDVGERSVRDYSAYFMGPIIKDRLWFVGSIQTVKDELTVKLPSGESRTGLNEDSKRFFGKLTWQISPNDLFSFTYNTNPFDFNNLSTPSVVTRRAAKTEQGGNRWIAAYSHQFSDLFVDVRYSHHQEDNKVTGLYTNAGPQNNIVSLSPLTPDQASLGNSSTRDLRVYKKDLLRADLTWLFDLAGKHTMKFGAQSGEDTLTRTSGINQNVAYESFDANTYSWGALPGGNVKSQRTRVLGVINNTPSLKSTAIAAGYTPTGTGGAFQSSDFNAYVFNEVNPAGGYYGYRNNFVSEASSTPKQKTQGFYVQDQWQVGRFTLSPGFRFDKYEYEADNGQSLFKTDYNFAPRVGATYDVKGDGHSKIYAYWGRYIDPIRLDMVRFTGSLQASSTTEDVRMFNTWITAISRGAKGTVDAVFVDKFKLPKTDEFRIGYATDFASIYSFEVVGTLRRDFDIVEDWDIGLYTSADNLEGEARGLYGMGTTPYASLSAPQKRVVDYFRGLAMPVEYFAGGGYTGAQNLARANAGQLNFALANLPGGVRKYKTLDFSLTRREANNWGGFASVSLVDAQGNSFSLGNADYQGDVAQFDPRLPYMNGKLDGSVDWLAKFNLFYHWDMGLQVGMNFNANSGYHYSASEKVGTRVLNSAPTDINQVFTEQAGKFRTDNFWQGDLRVQYGWKWNKQLRSELYLDIINFTNRQEATGLSEGLNVRSGTTTLYNAAVAHTPYAFQAPRRYQLGFRLKF, encoded by the coding sequence ATGCACCTCTCTTCCTTCCGGATGGCCCGCACCGCCGCCATCCTCGTCGCCATGGGCGCCACGGCCTACGCTGCCGGCGACGGCAGCCTTTATGTCACCGTGCTCGACGCCAAGGGCCAGGTGGTCACCGGGGCCACCGTGATCGTCACCAGCCCCACCCAGATCGGCGGCGCGCGCACGGTGGTCACCGACCGGGAAGGACGGGCCCGCTTCATCCGGCTCAGCCCCGGCGAGTTCAAGGTGCAGGTGTCGAAGGAAGGCTTCCAGACCGCCTCGCTGCCCGCGGTCGAAGTGAAGGTGGACCAGTCCTCCTCTGCCAACCTCAAACTGCAGCCCGTGGGTTCCGCCACCGTTGAGGTCTTCTCCACGGTGACCACCGTGGACACCACCACCGTGACCGCCGGCACCCAGATCACCTCCGCCGAACTGGAGACCCTGCCCGTCGGCCGCACCCAGCTCTCCACGCTGAGCCTGGCCCCCGGCGTGGTGGCCACCTTCGGCAACACCAACGGCAACCCCACCCTTGCCACCGGCCTCAACCGCGACAACTTCGGCTCCGGCGGCGGCCGCAACAACACTTATCTGGTGGATGGCGTCGATGTGACCAGCCCTGAAGCCGGCACCCTGCGTACCACCATCGCCCCAGAACTGATTCAGGTCCAGGATGTGAAAACCGGGGCCATCACGGCGGAATACACCGCCCGGGCGGGCCTGTTCTCCAGCGTCACCACCAAGGCCGGCGGCAACGAGTTCTCCGGCGGCGTCACCGTCGACTATCAGAGCGCCTCGCTCCAGGACAAGGTGGGCTACGGCAAATACGATGTGGGTGAACGCAGCGTCCGCGACTACAGCGCCTACTTTATGGGCCCCATCATCAAGGACCGGCTCTGGTTCGTCGGCAGCATCCAGACGGTGAAGGACGAGCTGACGGTCAAGCTGCCCAGCGGCGAATCCCGCACGGGCCTCAACGAAGACAGCAAGCGCTTCTTCGGCAAGCTCACCTGGCAGATCAGCCCCAATGACCTGTTCAGCTTCACCTACAACACGAACCCCTTCGATTTCAACAACCTCTCCACCCCCTCGGTGGTGACGCGCCGCGCCGCCAAGACTGAACAGGGCGGCAACCGCTGGATCGCCGCTTATTCGCACCAATTCAGCGACCTGTTCGTGGATGTGCGTTACTCCCACCACCAGGAGGACAACAAGGTCACGGGTCTCTACACCAATGCCGGACCGCAGAACAACATCGTCTCCCTGTCGCCCCTCACACCCGATCAGGCCAGCCTCGGCAACAGCTCCACGAGGGATCTGCGCGTCTACAAGAAGGACCTGCTCCGGGCCGACCTGACCTGGCTCTTCGATCTCGCGGGCAAGCACACCATGAAGTTCGGTGCCCAGAGCGGTGAGGACACCCTCACCCGCACCTCCGGCATCAACCAGAATGTGGCCTACGAGAGCTTCGACGCCAACACCTACAGCTGGGGCGCCCTGCCCGGCGGCAATGTGAAGTCGCAGCGCACCCGCGTCCTGGGTGTCATCAACAACACTCCCTCGCTCAAGTCCACCGCCATCGCCGCGGGCTACACCCCCACCGGCACCGGCGGCGCGTTCCAGTCCTCCGACTTCAACGCCTATGTCTTCAACGAGGTCAATCCCGCGGGCGGCTACTACGGCTATCGGAACAACTTCGTGTCTGAGGCCAGCTCCACACCCAAGCAGAAGACCCAGGGCTTCTATGTCCAGGACCAGTGGCAGGTCGGCCGGTTCACCCTGAGCCCCGGCTTCCGCTTCGACAAGTACGAGTATGAGGCGGACAACGGGCAGTCCCTCTTCAAGACCGACTACAACTTCGCCCCCCGCGTCGGCGCCACCTACGATGTGAAAGGTGATGGCCACTCCAAGATCTACGCCTACTGGGGCCGCTACATCGATCCCATCCGCCTGGACATGGTCCGCTTCACCGGCAGCCTTCAGGCTTCGTCCACCACCGAGGATGTGCGGATGTTCAACACCTGGATCACCGCCATCAGCCGCGGCGCGAAGGGCACGGTGGACGCGGTCTTCGTGGACAAGTTCAAGCTCCCCAAGACCGATGAGTTCCGCATCGGTTACGCCACGGACTTCGCCAGCATCTACTCCTTCGAGGTGGTGGGTACCCTGCGTCGCGACTTCGACATCGTCGAGGACTGGGACATCGGCCTCTACACCAGCGCCGACAACCTCGAGGGCGAGGCCCGCGGCCTCTATGGCATGGGTACCACGCCCTACGCCAGCCTGAGCGCGCCCCAGAAGCGCGTGGTCGACTACTTCCGGGGGCTCGCCATGCCCGTGGAATACTTCGCCGGCGGCGGCTATACCGGCGCCCAGAACCTGGCGCGGGCCAATGCGGGCCAGCTCAACTTCGCCCTCGCCAACCTGCCCGGCGGCGTCCGCAAGTACAAGACCCTCGACTTCTCCCTGACCCGCCGCGAGGCGAACAACTGGGGCGGCTTCGCCTCCGTCAGCCTGGTGGATGCCCAGGGCAACAGCTTCAGCCTCGGCAACGCCGACTATCAGGGCGATGTGGCGCAGTTCGATCCCCGCCTGCCCTACATGAATGGCAAGCTGGACGGCTCCGTCGACTGGCTCGCCAAGTTCAACCTCTTCTACCACTGGGACATGGGCCTGCAGGTCGGCATGAACTTCAACGCCAATTCCGGCTACCACTACAGCGCCAGCGAGAAGGTCGGCACCCGCGTCCTGAACTCCGCGCCCACCGACATCAACCAGGTGTTCACCGAGCAGGCCGGAAAGTTCCGGACCGACAACTTCTGGCAGGGAGACCTCCGCGTCCAGTACGGCTGGAAGTGGAACAAGCAGCTCCGCTCCGAGCTCTACCTCGACATCATCAACTTCACCAACCGCCAGGAGGCCACGGGCCTTTCGGAAGGGCTCAATGTCCGCTCCGGAACCACCACCCTCTACAACGCCGCTGTGGCGCACACGCCTTACGCCTTCCAGGCGCCCCGGCGCTACCAGCTGGGTTTCCGCCTGAAGTTCTAG
- a CDS encoding ABC transporter substrate-binding protein — translation MTSLPAATPAPVSRQSQAASGLRGIAARLHWLALGIGLGCTLMAAPPLESITLQLKWRHQFQFAGYYAAQEKGFYREAGLEVSILEADPSTDPAREVVAGRAQYGVSNSALLLARQQGLPVVALAVIYQHSPLVLLARSGAGIHSVRDLAGRRLMIDRHSDELLAFLRKEGVPVSSLSLQEHRFDPSALLNGEVDALGAYSTDEPYFLDQAGFSYLTFTPRAIGLDFYGDNLFTTEAEIRAHPARVKAFREASLRGWAYALQHPDEVADLILARYGGRHSRDHLLYEASQMVPLLQRDLVELGYMHPDRWQRIADAYTQLGLLPAGFPLEGFLYDPGAGDRQARRNLRLALTIALPIGLVLGAAVLVFLRMNRRLERAIRAQAQMSGGLRESERQFRFIAEHSADVIWTMDLPSGKFTYVSPSVVQLRGYTPEEILAMPVAEALTPESAARVQKILIESLAEWHAGTTLPPRVVEVDQPHKDGHLVPTEVVTTLHGDAEGRPTQVLGVSRNITARRRAEEQLRRNLETLEQAASTDLLTHAWNRRHFDAAIEGEMHRSLRYGHPLSMLMLDLDHFKRINDTYGHPEGDRVLKAVADQVRAVIRLSDSLTRWGGEEFIVLMPNTGLVNAKALAERIRESLAGCAIEGIGPVTASFGVAEYLPDASRESWLERVDHALYRAKQAGRNRVEADPLQSGIEPRGEHPEGTFLKLAWSASFHSGNALIDAQHERLFRLANDLLDAVLSGRDDEDLAALVTKLLSEVAQHFQDEEAILTDLGFRGLQEHKQKHAELIGKALDLQRAFQSGTLSSGRLFQFLAQDVVALHMLKADREFFHLTAPSQG, via the coding sequence ATGACCTCACTGCCCGCCGCGACCCCCGCCCCGGTCTCCCGCCAGTCCCAGGCCGCGAGCGGTCTCAGGGGGATCGCCGCCAGGCTGCACTGGCTCGCCCTCGGCATCGGGCTTGGCTGCACCTTGATGGCCGCTCCGCCTCTCGAATCGATCACCCTTCAGCTCAAATGGCGGCATCAGTTCCAGTTCGCCGGGTACTACGCCGCCCAGGAGAAGGGGTTCTACCGGGAGGCCGGGCTCGAGGTTTCCATACTCGAAGCCGATCCCTCGACGGACCCGGCCCGGGAGGTCGTGGCGGGGCGCGCGCAGTACGGCGTCAGCAACAGTGCCCTACTCCTCGCCCGGCAGCAGGGCCTGCCCGTGGTGGCCCTGGCCGTCATCTACCAGCATTCCCCCCTCGTCCTCCTCGCCCGCTCGGGGGCGGGAATCCACTCGGTCCGCGATCTGGCGGGCCGGCGCCTCATGATCGACCGTCACTCCGATGAACTCCTCGCCTTCCTGCGGAAAGAGGGCGTGCCGGTGTCATCCCTCAGCCTCCAGGAGCATCGCTTCGACCCGTCGGCCCTGCTCAACGGTGAAGTCGACGCCCTCGGCGCCTACAGCACGGATGAACCCTACTTCCTGGACCAGGCCGGCTTCAGCTACCTGACCTTCACGCCCCGCGCCATCGGCCTCGACTTCTACGGCGACAACCTCTTCACCACCGAGGCGGAAATCCGCGCCCATCCCGCCCGGGTGAAGGCCTTCCGCGAGGCGAGCCTCCGGGGCTGGGCCTATGCCCTGCAGCATCCGGACGAAGTGGCGGACCTGATCCTCGCGCGTTACGGCGGACGGCACAGCCGGGACCACCTCCTCTACGAGGCCAGCCAGATGGTCCCCCTCCTGCAGCGGGACCTGGTCGAGCTGGGCTACATGCACCCCGACCGCTGGCAGCGCATCGCGGATGCCTACACGCAGCTCGGCCTCCTGCCCGCCGGCTTCCCCCTCGAGGGCTTCCTCTATGATCCTGGCGCCGGAGATCGTCAGGCCCGGCGGAATCTGAGGCTCGCGCTGACCATCGCCCTCCCCATCGGCCTGGTGCTCGGCGCGGCGGTCCTCGTCTTCCTGCGGATGAACCGGCGCCTCGAACGGGCAATCCGGGCGCAGGCCCAGATGAGCGGTGGGCTTCGGGAGAGTGAGCGGCAGTTCCGGTTCATCGCGGAGCATTCCGCCGATGTCATCTGGACCATGGATCTCCCCAGTGGGAAGTTCACCTATGTCAGCCCGTCCGTGGTCCAGCTGCGGGGCTACACCCCCGAGGAGATCCTGGCCATGCCGGTGGCCGAGGCCCTGACCCCGGAATCGGCCGCCCGGGTCCAAAAGATCCTGATCGAGTCCCTGGCCGAATGGCACGCGGGGACTACCCTCCCTCCCCGGGTGGTGGAGGTGGACCAGCCTCACAAGGACGGGCACCTGGTTCCCACGGAGGTCGTGACGACGCTCCATGGGGACGCCGAGGGCCGCCCGACTCAGGTCCTCGGCGTGAGCCGGAACATCACGGCGAGGCGGCGGGCGGAGGAACAGCTGCGCCGCAACCTCGAGACCCTTGAACAGGCGGCCAGCACAGACCTCCTCACCCATGCCTGGAACCGCCGGCACTTCGATGCCGCGATCGAGGGGGAGATGCACCGCTCCCTCCGGTATGGCCACCCGCTGTCGATGCTGATGCTGGACCTCGATCACTTCAAACGGATCAACGACACCTACGGGCACCCCGAGGGGGACCGCGTCCTCAAGGCGGTCGCCGATCAGGTGCGCGCGGTGATCCGGCTCTCCGACTCTCTCACCCGCTGGGGTGGCGAGGAGTTCATCGTCCTCATGCCCAACACGGGACTCGTGAACGCGAAGGCCCTGGCCGAACGCATCCGCGAGAGCCTCGCCGGGTGCGCCATCGAAGGGATCGGGCCGGTGACGGCCAGCTTCGGCGTGGCGGAGTACCTTCCCGACGCTTCCCGCGAATCCTGGCTGGAGCGTGTCGACCATGCCCTGTACCGGGCCAAGCAGGCGGGGCGGAACCGGGTGGAGGCCGATCCCCTGCAGAGCGGCATCGAGCCCCGCGGTGAACACCCGGAAGGCACCTTCCTGAAACTGGCCTGGAGTGCCTCCTTCCACTCGGGAAACGCCTTGATCGACGCCCAGCACGAACGGTTGTTCCGCCTCGCCAACGACCTTCTTGATGCGGTCCTCTCAGGGCGGGATGACGAGGATCTTGCGGCGCTGGTCACGAAGCTCCTGTCCGAAGTGGCCCAGCACTTCCAGGACGAGGAGGCCATCCTGACGGATCTCGGCTTCCGCGGGCTACAGGAACACAAGCAGAAGCACGCCGAGCTCATCGGCAAGGCCCTCGACCTGCAGCGGGCCTTCCAGTCTGGAACGCTCTCCAGTGGCAGGCTCTTCCAGTTCCTGGCCCAGGATGTGGTGGCCCTGCACATGCTCAAGGCGGACCGGGAGTTCTTCCACCTGACGGCCCCTTCCCAGGGCTAG
- the leuS gene encoding leucine--tRNA ligase: MPFQPLTQEPEIQRRWLESGAFRAKRAGELLPGSKTFYMLVMLPYPSGRIHMGHVRNYTLGDVTARFRRMKGYEVMHPLGWDSFGLPAENAAIKHGIHPAIWTRKNIEEMKGQIQKMGISYDWDREIASFQDDYYRWNQWLFLQMWEQGDVFRAMRTVNWCEALGTVLANEQVVDGKDERTGHPVTQKPLEQYFFKTTKYADELLDCLDGLDWPDNVKTMQRHWIGKSEGARLAFDLEVSGQIEVFTTRLDTLFGVTFMALSTEHPVIEKAAEVDAALKAFCDQVAAVSREERLTSDVKLGHRTALSVIHPFTGEKVPVFAANYVLMDYGTGAVMGVPAHDERDHEFAEKYGLPIPKVIESESEWDLGTLVNSGEFTGLKSEEAVAAMIAKLGTRAEKTTTYKLKDWGLSRQRYWGTPIPTVHCPDCGVVPEKAENLPVRLPEDVAFTGHGPSPLTTSRSFLDCACPACGKPARRETDTMDTFVDSSWYWLRYLDPKNTELPFAKAESDAWMPVDLYVGGIEHATMHLIYARFFYKVLRDLGLASGPEPFQKLICQGMVLKDGSKMSKSKGNIVDPDEVISRYGADALRLFMIFAAPIEKEIDWTGFEGIEGASRFLKRVTRMVEDHAVAADPLPAKDALSAEEKALLLKLNQTIARLTDDLERRYQFNTVVSGLMELSNALGDLPAAAPHRGAVMQHALDAFVRMMSPVAPHLAEQLWGQLGKVGLCMQAAWPEADAQYLEADEVLVVVQVNGKVRGRITVPAGATEEQRRAAALACAEAQSHLAGKEIVKVVLPPGGKLVSIVVKG; the protein is encoded by the coding sequence ATGCCGTTTCAGCCCCTGACCCAGGAACCCGAGATCCAGCGCCGCTGGCTCGAGTCGGGCGCCTTCCGCGCCAAAAGGGCCGGGGAGCTGCTGCCGGGCTCCAAGACCTTCTACATGCTGGTGATGCTGCCCTACCCATCGGGCCGAATCCACATGGGCCATGTCCGCAACTACACGCTGGGCGATGTGACGGCCCGCTTCCGCCGCATGAAGGGCTACGAGGTCATGCATCCCCTTGGTTGGGACAGCTTCGGTCTGCCCGCGGAGAACGCGGCCATCAAGCACGGCATCCACCCCGCCATCTGGACCCGCAAGAACATCGAGGAGATGAAGGGTCAGATCCAGAAGATGGGCATCAGCTACGACTGGGACCGCGAGATCGCCAGCTTCCAGGACGACTACTACCGCTGGAACCAGTGGCTCTTCCTTCAGATGTGGGAGCAGGGCGATGTGTTCCGCGCCATGCGCACCGTGAACTGGTGCGAGGCCCTGGGCACCGTGCTGGCCAACGAGCAGGTGGTGGACGGCAAGGACGAGCGCACAGGGCACCCCGTCACCCAGAAGCCCCTGGAGCAGTACTTCTTCAAGACCACGAAGTACGCGGACGAGCTGCTTGACTGCCTGGACGGGCTGGACTGGCCCGACAATGTGAAGACCATGCAGCGCCACTGGATTGGAAAGTCCGAGGGGGCGCGCCTCGCCTTCGACCTTGAGGTCAGTGGCCAGATCGAGGTCTTCACGACCCGCCTCGACACGCTCTTCGGTGTGACCTTCATGGCCCTGAGCACCGAGCACCCCGTCATCGAGAAGGCCGCCGAGGTGGATGCGGCGTTGAAGGCCTTCTGTGACCAGGTGGCCGCCGTGAGCCGCGAGGAGCGCCTCACCAGCGATGTGAAGCTGGGCCACCGCACGGCCCTGTCCGTGATCCATCCCTTTACGGGCGAGAAGGTGCCCGTCTTCGCCGCCAACTATGTGCTCATGGACTACGGCACCGGCGCGGTCATGGGCGTGCCCGCCCACGATGAGCGGGATCACGAGTTTGCCGAAAAATACGGCCTGCCCATTCCCAAGGTCATCGAATCGGAAAGCGAGTGGGACCTGGGCACGCTGGTGAACAGCGGCGAGTTCACGGGCCTGAAGAGCGAGGAGGCCGTCGCGGCCATGATCGCCAAGCTGGGCACGCGGGCCGAAAAGACGACGACCTACAAGCTCAAGGACTGGGGCCTATCCCGCCAGCGCTACTGGGGCACGCCCATCCCGACGGTGCACTGCCCGGACTGCGGCGTGGTGCCCGAGAAGGCCGAGAACCTGCCTGTGCGCCTGCCGGAGGATGTGGCCTTCACCGGGCATGGCCCCTCGCCCCTCACCACCTCCCGGTCCTTCCTCGACTGCGCCTGTCCGGCCTGTGGCAAACCCGCGCGCCGAGAGACGGACACCATGGACACCTTTGTGGACAGCAGCTGGTACTGGCTGCGCTACCTGGACCCGAAGAACACGGAACTGCCTTTCGCCAAGGCCGAGAGCGATGCCTGGATGCCCGTGGACCTCTATGTGGGCGGCATCGAGCACGCCACCATGCACCTCATCTACGCCCGGTTCTTCTACAAGGTGCTGCGCGACCTGGGCCTGGCCAGCGGGCCGGAACCTTTCCAGAAGCTCATCTGCCAGGGGATGGTGCTGAAGGACGGCTCGAAGATGAGCAAGTCCAAGGGCAACATCGTGGATCCCGACGAGGTGATCTCCCGGTACGGGGCCGACGCCCTGCGCCTCTTCATGATCTTCGCCGCGCCCATCGAGAAGGAGATCGACTGGACCGGCTTCGAGGGCATCGAAGGCGCCAGCCGTTTCCTCAAGCGCGTCACGCGCATGGTGGAAGACCATGCCGTCGCGGCCGATCCGCTGCCCGCCAAGGATGCCCTCAGCGCCGAGGAGAAGGCCCTCCTCCTCAAGCTCAACCAGACCATCGCCCGCCTCACGGACGACTTGGAACGCCGCTACCAGTTCAACACCGTGGTCTCGGGCCTGATGGAGTTGTCCAATGCCCTGGGCGACCTGCCCGCGGCTGCGCCCCACCGCGGTGCCGTGATGCAGCACGCCCTGGACGCCTTCGTGCGGATGATGTCGCCGGTGGCCCCCCACCTGGCGGAGCAACTCTGGGGCCAGCTTGGGAAGGTGGGCCTCTGCATGCAGGCCGCCTGGCCCGAGGCCGACGCCCAGTATCTGGAGGCCGATGAGGTGCTGGTCGTGGTGCAGGTGAACGGCAAGGTGCGCGGCCGCATCACCGTGCCCGCCGGCGCCACCGAGGAGCAGCGCCGGGCGGCTGCGTTGGCCTGCGCCGAGGCCCAGTCCCACCTGGCGGGCAAGGAGATCGTGAAAGTGGTGCTGCCCCCGGGCGGCAAACTTGTGAGCATCGTGGTGAAAGGCTGA
- a CDS encoding PLP-dependent cysteine synthase family protein: MTQPLPSVVDSVLELVGNTPLLRLTRFAPGLQIFSKLEYLNPGGSVKDRVGVGMIKAAEALGQIQPGVSTIIEPTAGNTGVGLAIAAKALGYRCILCVPTKYSREKMMLMKALGAELVLIPKEKGMVGAIEKCKELAASIPHAFVPQQFDNPSNPDSHYATTGPEIWTQMEGRVDAVVLGAGSGGTFTGIARYLKEKNPKVQAVVVQPVGSVYCGAPLKEWVVEGVGNGFIPGSLDLSIADRIMDVADADSLATARELIATEGCLVGASSGANAWAARELARTLPAGSRVVTLFPDGAERYMSKQPVADLEL, from the coding sequence GTGACCCAACCCCTTCCTTCCGTCGTCGATTCCGTCCTGGAGCTGGTGGGCAACACCCCGCTGCTGCGTCTCACGCGCTTTGCGCCGGGCCTCCAGATCTTCTCCAAGCTCGAGTACCTCAACCCCGGCGGCAGCGTGAAGGACCGCGTCGGCGTGGGCATGATCAAGGCCGCCGAGGCCCTGGGCCAGATCCAGCCGGGCGTCAGCACCATCATCGAACCCACGGCGGGCAACACGGGCGTGGGCCTCGCCATCGCCGCGAAGGCCCTGGGCTACCGCTGCATCCTCTGCGTACCCACGAAGTACAGCCGCGAGAAGATGATGCTCATGAAGGCGCTGGGCGCGGAACTAGTGCTGATCCCCAAGGAAAAGGGCATGGTGGGCGCCATCGAGAAGTGCAAGGAGCTGGCGGCGAGCATTCCCCACGCGTTTGTGCCCCAGCAGTTCGACAATCCCAGCAACCCCGACAGCCACTACGCCACCACGGGTCCCGAGATCTGGACCCAGATGGAAGGCCGCGTGGACGCCGTGGTGCTCGGCGCCGGCAGCGGCGGCACCTTCACGGGCATCGCCCGCTACCTGAAGGAGAAGAACCCGAAGGTCCAGGCCGTGGTGGTGCAGCCCGTGGGCTCGGTCTACTGCGGCGCGCCCCTCAAGGAGTGGGTGGTGGAGGGCGTGGGCAATGGCTTCATCCCTGGCAGCCTCGACCTGTCCATCGCGGACCGGATCATGGATGTGGCCGATGCGGACAGCCTGGCCACCGCCCGGGAGCTCATCGCCACCGAGGGCTGCCTGGTGGGTGCCTCCAGCGGGGCCAACGCCTGGGCCGCCCGGGAACTGGCCAGGACCCTGCCTGCGGGATCCCGTGTGGTGACCCTCTTCCCCGACGGGGCCGAGCGCTACATGTCCAAGCAGCCCGTGGCGGATCTGGAGCTGTGA